Within the Solenopsis invicta isolate M01_SB chromosome 11, UNIL_Sinv_3.0, whole genome shotgun sequence genome, the region ttcataagagtatataaaattttattaatattaatagaaatatcagTGAATTTAATGTGAGTTAATTTTACTTATGGATACGAATGAGACGGATTCCTCAGATTAAGTCATTAGCACAAGTCTCTCTGTTCATTGTTCTGttgtttaaatagaaaataatatctacATCTTATGTTACTAAATTGAGGAAGCAATTTTCTCGTATCTAATTTGTATACTACATGTGTTTAGGAAGTATAAGGCTATTTAGGGGATTCTGAAATATGTaggttaattaatataatacaatgctATTCctaaataacgtttttaaataattttcatataagtACGTGGAAGCAACagcatttataattaaaataaggaAATTTACGTGTCTCTGTGACTTTTAATCACAAGGTACCAACTGTCAATTCCTGTAGAATATCATAACAAAATCacgcagaaaattttttattacataactaAATATACCGTTTAATTATCATTAGAAAGTGACAAGAAATCCAATGCTAAAAAACTTGTCTATGACAGAGttaatacttttctttttagattatattttaaattgctttgccatttttttggcatattttacataaagaagcaaaaaagataaatgtatttaaattatgtgaaaGATCTAATTGACAGCATATCCTTAAATACTACTTTggtttaaatagaaaaatatacaaaacattCGGTATACCATCTGTCGCAATCGCTCCACGTATTGTACCAATTGCACCGACGTCggttaacattaatataatactcTAATCAATTAAATCTTCCGTTTCCGTTTGTTTATATTTACACGCGAAATAATAATCTATAAGAAAACAGTGAACCATCAACGGATAAACGGTCGATTGAACTATCGGTGCAAATTGGCTAGTCTTATTTGTGAAACTTAgacttaatattaaatgtaaactaACAATGGAAATTGGACACAGCCTGGCAAAATCGAAGATCTGCGAAAATTCATAGACGCTTTAAAACTCCCggattacattttttacaatgaaatcCACGAGTTACATAAATACAAATGGCATAATGGTAGAAAGTAACTGATAATGTTTCGATGTTTGCAAAAgtagatttgtaaataaataattagtttcaTAAGGAATCGAAGTAAATTTCCTTTAAAGATCTTGGAAATTGGGAATCACAGATTCTGTATCATTCCCTTCTTAACTATTTAATTCCATTTGCGCTTAGCAGgaagctcaataaaaaattagtctTATAATGTATGgaattaatattagaaatataactTAAACACACTTGtttatagtttttcttttaaagacaTAATAGCCCCCAGTATTCCTGTCACTTCTGCTCAGAGTGATCGGTTTTCTCTCGATACGAGTACGATTTCTGCATGTAATGCTCGTATCAGTCATTTTTACCCAAATCACATACATATTGGACGCGTTAACCTTATGCGTGGTAATAGCGTTCCTGAGTGCGCAGGGATCTATTTTGCGAGGTAAATAACTGAATCCAGGATGATTGACGGGCCGAACTTTCGCGCGTTTCGCGCATAAACCCGTGACGTAAACGTCTTCCAGGTGTAGCAACGGTGTTATCAACGCCGCTTGATATAACTTAGACGCCACACCCATACTCATAACATACCCTGTGCCTGATAAGTAGTTTGGATATGTTTTCTCAGAGTACATATACTTGGGCGTATACCTACGCAATTGAAAAATCATTGCTACATTAAATTACTTTTCTACAGTGTCTTGTGTGCTAAATAATACAGATGTGAGGATACTTACCATTTGTTTTTCGGATCTGTTATTGGTTTAGCATTACAAATGAGGGAACCTAAGAGAGTCTCCGCTTGTGTTCTTGAGTGCAGCGTTTGCAGAAGCAAGGGAATATTAACGAACATGTCGTCATCCGTTTTCATGAGGTATTTCGCTTGATCACAATTTGACGTCACCCATTTCAACATCATGACTGACTTAAGCGTCAAATTGTTATATGTATCAAAGAAACGTTCTTGCACAATATCATTGTACTGGGAACTCTCCTCAACAAttaaattctacaaaaaatgtataataaatgtataaacacAATAAATGGTATGCAAAAGTATTTCTctacgtgatttataaaattatagagaatACTTACGTTGAGTGTATCATTGTCACTTTTTCCTAGTAGAAACGCTATTTTTACTGTAGAATTGTacaaattatctaaattatatCTATTGGCCCAAGTACTCCTAATAGCGGCACGGGCCTCCTGATTCGCGACTGCCGAACATATAATTATTAGCAGGTATGGCGGTAGTGAACATATGCCAGTAGGATTCAAAATCGACGTATTATTCTCCGGATGAATATAAGCACAGAGATCTCTTGATGTATTATATGACCATCCAGGTAATTGTgctgtaaattatttatgtcaatttcttttaaattatgtgTGTGTTAATTATTACCACTAGTATGGTATCATAAAATACCATTTCATATTATGTTAAATCGTAATTATACTTTGTCTCtaacaaaaatatgtattagaTAAATCATAAGTGTATCCAGAGAGAATTTTTTGCAAGGAAAGATATCAATTCCATTATCATATAAACAGCATTTGTTACATTAATGAATTTggtaaattataacttttactttttttttaaagaaagtataGGCAAATGTAGTTATTAAAAGCAATATGTGCAgctttttaatattactattgttattattatatataaaatatgatatataaaatatctatgatcatttttttagaaaaaaaaattttaaaaaattaagaaaaaatatagagaaGTCTCCTGTATGAGAAACTGCTAATAGTTTGCTAAatagtactaaaaaaatatgatattaaactaaaataaaatttaaaaaagatgaatTATGAACTAAGGCAAAGATcagtcaataaaattaattttttttccaaaataattaagatatttttaaaatttacagtaATGTCTCCAACATACGAACCATGTCATTTAAACGATCTTTTATGATTGTGttgcacaaataatttttgaaatttcgagGGGAGAAATGGAGGGTTTGAATCCTTCAAACTCTTCTTTTCTGGATGCATTTATGAGAAAGTagatattatgaaatatatacacGTCCAAAATATTGAATCAGGTTATAAAATAGTTTGTCCCACTTTCATCACTCTTATTTATAGtttgtatatttacaatattattttaattatatcatttaatatatacttataaatataactatGATATACAGTTATATGagaatatataactatatatcatatattcttaagtttatcaaaattataatttaatcaaaaaatgtttggTAGATGCATACCACCGGACACTACTAAACGCGAACTGCTGAGAGGTTCTGCAGAGGATGGAGTTTCACTTAAGCTTAAGAATGGACTCTGAGCGGAGTGGTACGCTGGCACATACAAGAGGCCTAATATGGCCAGAATTACAAATCCTATTGCCAATCGTCGAACAAAAGATGCCTTGCCTTTAACACTGCCATTATTGTTGACAGTGATTGCAGGTAAATCCATGGGATGTAGTCGCAATCTGTCCATCTATATGAAGAAAGaataaacttatattaattctttataagcataaattttttattataaaaatctagaaaaatttaAGGCTACTTTTCAATCTCTTTGTTACGTTTCAAAATTGTTTaactaaaatgttaaaatttttatttaataaaaattgaaatttgaagaataaaatttgaaagtaaaattgCACTTGTGCCACAGAGAGAcctaaataaatattgttagtATGTAAATTAAAACTTGGAATACATAGAACAGTTGAAatagctaaaaaaaatttaatgccaCGAACTATAAGAAATCTCTTTGTATGCAAAGTACATTTGGTTGCATGTAAATAAATGTCAACTAATAAGATTCATGAGAATGCTATCAGCTTTCAAACATTGTGTTTGCAATGATTATGATTTACCTTGAGTCTTAATATATCCCTCTGTAATCGATAGCGAATTggtaacaaattttagaaaattcatTGTTTCTCAACATAAGTCTATTTTGcaaggtaaaatatttttcttgtctaaatttcaatttatttccaaAGAAATAATGCTTTAATTCCAGATATAGTCACGTTAAGTACATATTTGAGATATTATTGGCACAACTGCAGTATCATAGGCCATTTAAAAAAAGCTGTGTTGACTTAACTGATGGAACGCCATTGGTTAGCAATACCTTCAACCTTATCAATAACCACTTAATGTATGCAGTAAACTTATGcagtaaattactttttttcaaacCTCCTGATAGCTATTCTTCATACTACTAACTTTTGACACAAATgtagaattttattagaaattattacatTCTCTAGAGAATATATCATGGATACAATTAtctagaaataaagaaattggtATAAAACACATTCATCTTGACAATTGTCTGatttcaaatgtttaaaaagattGGAATGGTAATGTAAACCATGCAGTCTTTTTCATTGTATTTAACCTTTCGCTTCCCAAAAGAACAAACGTCATAATCACGGCTGACATTTATATGATTATTCACGTTCGTTTGGATACGGAAAACCTTACTGACATCACGTATTACGCGCGTGAAGTGCAACAACAAAAGACACACGGCCTTGGCACATCAATCAGACGAGCGCGTTCTAATAATAATTCGCAGATCTCGTGCATCTGGTAACACCAAAAATATTATGCGTGATCCAGTCGCACGAGCCAGGGTACCTGGGAACAGTCGTGCTTTCCAATCGTGAGCAAAAGGACATCGACTCATGCTGGCGTTCCGCTGGTTCCGCAATTAGGCGTGCAACTCACAATATATACGCCGGACACAAGAGGAGAGGACACGACAAAAAAACAAGCGCGAGTAAACAAAAGCTACATGCTCACCTTTCGGCCGCGATGACTGCGTGGCTACGCCGCATTTGGCGCCTCTCCATTTACCTCGTCCGCGTGGAATGACAGCTCGGCTCACCGGGACATCGCACGTCTCGCGGAAGACGTGCAGGCGCGTGCCACAGATACGCGGTAAGCAGAGGAAGAGATCCCATTTAATCCTGACGTCTTTCCTCTTGCTCCCTCGCCACCCTCGCTGCCGCTGTTCACCACTGCTGGCACTGCTCGCCCGGCGCTGTACTGCGCGACGCCAAGGAAGGGAATCGAGAATCAAGTGCGTGCGAGTCGATCTGAGTCGATCGCGCGCTTGCGCGCCGGCTcctgtttttttcctttttttccttttttttccccgTAATCTCGTGATAACAGCAGGGCGATTACGCTAATAATTACTGGCGAAATCCACCTCGATCTCGATTTCCACTAAGACACGGGCGACCGATCGCGTTTCCGTTTTCCTTTCGAGACACGTCATCGACATCGTCGTTATTGTAATGTTGccaattaaaaaacattattgttattatattttcgcAAATTTTACTTTGATCGGCTAAATTAATTCGGTCCccctttttgttttaattaccATTTTTTCGAAATCACGATTAATCACGATGTGTGATTGGCAGAATTAGACTTCGACACACGAACGATTGATTTAAAGTTCGATTTAATTTCGTCTATCATTTCTCCTAATTCTTCTTTCCGCTTCTCACTTTATATTCTAAACGCGAGAAGTGCGCCGCAGGAGGAGAGTGCAGATAAGGAGACCAAATTTGGCTGATCCGGAACGGCCCATTGGGAATGTCGATTCTCGCCTGTCGTTTTTCTCGTCGTAAGGTCTCTCCTGCGAGTGGTCTTACAACAACCGAATGTATAGCGATTTCATTCCGGATGCGCGAAGCGAAACGCGACGGCAGCCACGGACGTGGAGCACCCTACGTCACCGTGCGATCATCTCGCACTGTCTCGCACTGCCTCGGCAATTCCTGCGAAGACGTGTCATCCACCTTCGCAGACTTCGCGTCGTCTCTCGGCTCACGAGGCGGACCGAGCGACTTCCTGGCTCCCGACTCGTTGGCGGATCGAATTGCACGTCACTGACGTCGGCGACGGGGTGAGGGAGAGGTGACGAGCACGAGAAACCGGTCGCGGGGCGAAATGTGCTCTGCTCGTTCCTCGCTCGCGCTCTCTGTGTTTCCAAGCACTCCGTtccctcttcctctctccttTTTGATGCTGAACGTGTGCCCGAGCAGGCGAATCGCTATTCCACGTAAACAAAGATATCCtttagatttctaaaagatatcttgcTATATAATATGTTGagatgttttacattttttccaaatattttttagcaatctaaaagatattttgcgTACATGgtttgggtaagttaatattttttgttgactaaattaatgacttataaaattgaGTTACGTAAAAACAGTTTGAGTTAGTAAAAAgtgagattaaattaagttaattttttaaatacatttacattaaattagaaagtaatgattttaaattactcaaagcaattataatatggatcgtcgaataaatttaattttacttgtaaattaaatttacatgagATAACaaagcaatattatttttatgtggaaatgtattttttcttttatataatttttttcttttacatagataaatttttaacttgagaaaaatattactaagttaaaatttatgtattttaaaaataattaaattaaaaattaattcatttaaaattaatttattatttaaatactgagaaaaagtctacatcttttttttcaatctttaacacatacatacatgtaaattctgaaatatttttagatttcttactctacaatttctgaaaaatactttttatattttataagattttgtcagaaattatagaataaaaaattttatagaatgaaAAAATTTCA harbors:
- the LOC105201622 gene encoding beta-1,3-galactosyltransferase 1; amino-acid sequence: MDRLRLHPMDLPAITVNNNGSVKGKASFVRRLAIGFVILAILGLLYVPAYHSAQSPFLSLSETPSSAEPLSSSRLVVSGAQLPGWSYNTSRDLCAYIHPENNTSILNPTGICSLPPYLLIIICSAVANQEARAAIRSTWANRYNLDNLYNSTVKIAFLLGKSDNDTLNNLIVEESSQYNDIVQERFFDTYNNLTLKSVMMLKWVTSNCDQAKYLMKTDDDMFVNIPLLLQTLHSRTQAETLLGSLICNAKPITDPKNKWYTPKYMYSEKTYPNYLSGTGYVMSMGVASKLYQAALITPLLHLEDVYVTGLCAKRAKVRPVNHPGFSYLPRKIDPCALRNAITTHKVNASNMYVIWVKMTDTSITCRNRTRIERKPITLSRSDRNTGGYYVFKRKTINKCV